One region of Halohasta litchfieldiae genomic DNA includes:
- the ileS gene encoding isoleucine--tRNA ligase, translated as MDDVTDQYSPADVEAAVDAYWDDHDAYEATKEAHAEDPTFFFVDGPPYTSGQMHLGTAWNKTLKDAVIRQKRMTGHQVTDRPGYDMHGLPIEVKVEEKLGFDSKRDIEEFGMEAFIEECMEFAESNRVAMDDDFQSIGAWFDWDNPYKTVNPEYMEAAWHGFKQVADRDLVEQGKRSISQCPRCETGLANNEVEYDQVEDPSIYVKFPLADREGSLVIWTTTPWTIPGNTFVAVGEELTYNKVRATKGGDEEVLYVASECVDQVLGKGRYDDYEIEDELSGQDLVGWEYNHPLVDEVPEYPQFEGAGQVYTADYVEADRTGLVHSAPGHGEEDFHRGQELGLDVFCPVRGDGTFTEAGGKYEGAFVRDANDEIKADLDAAGALLASETYQHSYGHCWRCDTDIIQLVTDQWFISITDIKDELLDNIEDAEWHPEWARENRFRDFIENAPDWNVSRQRYWGIPIPIWVPEDALESDDGTLDEEMIVIGNREELADRVDQSIDPDEIDLHRPTVDDLTITEDGTTYRRIEDVFDVWLDSSVATWATLGYPGETEDFEELWPADLIIEAHDQTRGWFWSQLGMGTAAFGESPYKEVLMHGFANDKNGRKMSKSVGNIVTPEEAIERAGRDPLRAYLLSHDQQGVDLSFDWDGLGSMVGRLNICWNVFRFPLTYMDLDGYDPADPDLSEGELTTVDEWVLSRLQNVKQEATEAWDDYRVHDALNTVLDFITEDVSRFYVKATRERMWDDGDSASKLGAYATLATVQNEVIRLLAPFTPYMAEQMYQILDGSTTTVHALDWPEVDADLHKPDLETDMAVLRDVEEAAANARQRGGRKLRWPVSRIVVETDDETVASAVDNLADLLSERVNAREIEIVDEFGELEEFAEPQMGKIGPAFGADAQKVMSAVEGAARADVEAGIEVDGETIELDDEMVEYRSEPPEHVTGTDFEGGTVYVDTTLTEDLESEGYARDVIRRIQEMRKQLDLDVESEIRVGLTVDDERIEGFVDEHRDLIAEEVRAAEFVDDPEDAGDRVEDWEIEDVDVTIGVAVVAEQTV; from the coding sequence ATGGATGATGTCACCGACCAGTATTCGCCCGCCGATGTCGAAGCGGCGGTCGACGCCTACTGGGACGACCACGACGCCTACGAGGCGACCAAGGAGGCACACGCCGAGGACCCGACCTTCTTTTTCGTCGACGGGCCACCGTACACCTCGGGCCAGATGCACCTCGGAACGGCTTGGAACAAAACTCTCAAAGACGCCGTAATCCGCCAAAAGCGGATGACCGGCCATCAGGTCACCGACCGACCGGGCTACGATATGCACGGCCTCCCAATTGAGGTCAAAGTCGAGGAGAAACTCGGCTTCGACAGCAAACGCGACATCGAGGAGTTCGGGATGGAGGCGTTCATCGAGGAGTGCATGGAGTTCGCTGAGTCCAACCGCGTGGCGATGGATGATGACTTTCAATCCATTGGCGCGTGGTTCGACTGGGACAACCCCTACAAGACCGTCAACCCCGAGTATATGGAAGCCGCCTGGCACGGCTTCAAACAGGTTGCCGACCGCGACCTCGTCGAGCAGGGCAAACGTTCGATTTCGCAGTGTCCGCGGTGTGAGACCGGCCTCGCCAACAACGAAGTCGAGTACGATCAGGTCGAAGACCCCTCGATCTACGTGAAATTCCCGCTCGCCGACCGCGAGGGGAGCCTCGTCATCTGGACGACGACGCCGTGGACGATCCCCGGCAACACGTTCGTCGCAGTTGGCGAAGAGCTGACTTACAACAAGGTTCGGGCAACGAAGGGTGGCGACGAGGAGGTTCTCTACGTCGCCAGCGAGTGTGTCGACCAAGTCCTCGGCAAGGGCCGATACGATGACTACGAGATCGAGGATGAACTCAGTGGCCAAGATCTCGTCGGCTGGGAGTACAATCACCCACTCGTCGACGAGGTCCCGGAGTACCCACAGTTCGAGGGTGCAGGCCAAGTGTACACCGCCGACTACGTCGAAGCCGACCGCACCGGCCTCGTCCACTCCGCGCCCGGCCACGGTGAAGAGGACTTCCACCGCGGCCAAGAACTCGGTCTCGACGTGTTCTGTCCGGTTCGCGGCGACGGCACGTTCACCGAGGCAGGCGGCAAATACGAGGGTGCGTTCGTCCGCGATGCGAACGACGAAATCAAAGCCGATCTCGACGCTGCTGGCGCACTACTCGCCAGCGAAACCTACCAGCACTCCTACGGTCACTGTTGGCGCTGCGATACCGACATCATCCAACTCGTGACCGACCAGTGGTTCATCTCGATCACAGATATCAAAGACGAACTGCTGGACAACATCGAAGATGCCGAGTGGCATCCGGAGTGGGCTCGCGAAAACCGGTTCCGGGACTTCATCGAGAACGCCCCCGACTGGAACGTCTCCCGACAGCGCTACTGGGGGATTCCGATCCCGATCTGGGTTCCCGAAGACGCGCTTGAATCCGACGATGGCACCCTCGACGAGGAGATGATCGTCATCGGCAACCGCGAGGAGTTGGCCGACCGCGTCGACCAGTCTATCGACCCCGACGAGATCGACCTTCATCGCCCAACGGTCGACGACCTCACGATTACCGAAGACGGAACTACCTACCGCCGGATCGAGGACGTGTTCGACGTCTGGCTCGACTCCTCGGTGGCGACGTGGGCGACACTCGGCTACCCCGGCGAGACCGAGGATTTCGAAGAGCTGTGGCCTGCTGACCTCATCATCGAGGCCCACGACCAGACACGCGGCTGGTTCTGGTCCCAACTCGGGATGGGTACCGCCGCGTTTGGCGAAAGCCCATATAAAGAGGTCCTGATGCACGGCTTCGCCAACGACAAAAATGGGCGAAAAATGTCGAAATCCGTCGGCAACATCGTGACGCCGGAGGAGGCCATCGAACGCGCCGGTCGGGACCCACTGCGGGCCTATCTGCTGAGCCACGACCAGCAGGGCGTCGACCTCTCGTTCGACTGGGACGGCCTCGGCAGCATGGTCGGTCGACTCAACATCTGTTGGAACGTGTTCCGCTTCCCACTGACCTACATGGATCTCGATGGCTACGACCCCGCCGACCCCGACCTGAGTGAGGGCGAGTTGACGACCGTCGACGAGTGGGTGCTTTCGCGGCTCCAGAACGTCAAGCAGGAGGCCACCGAGGCGTGGGACGACTACCGCGTTCATGACGCGCTAAATACCGTTCTCGACTTCATCACCGAAGACGTCTCGCGGTTCTATGTCAAGGCGACCCGCGAGCGCATGTGGGACGACGGCGACTCGGCCTCGAAACTCGGGGCGTACGCCACCCTTGCGACAGTCCAAAACGAGGTTATTCGGCTGCTGGCTCCGTTCACGCCGTACATGGCCGAGCAGATGTACCAGATCCTCGACGGCAGCACAACGACGGTTCACGCCCTCGACTGGCCCGAGGTCGACGCTGACCTCCACAAGCCGGATCTGGAGACCGATATGGCGGTCCTTCGAGATGTCGAAGAAGCCGCCGCAAACGCCCGCCAGCGCGGCGGTCGAAAGCTCCGCTGGCCCGTCTCACGTATTGTGGTCGAGACTGACGACGAGACGGTTGCCAGCGCAGTCGACAACCTTGCTGATCTCCTCAGTGAGCGTGTCAACGCCCGCGAGATCGAGATCGTCGACGAATTCGGGGAACTCGAAGAGTTCGCCGAGCCACAGATGGGCAAGATCGGTCCCGCCTTCGGGGCTGATGCCCAAAAGGTGATGTCGGCAGTCGAGGGAGCCGCCCGCGCGGATGTCGAGGCCGGCATCGAGGTCGACGGCGAGACAATCGAGTTGGACGACGAGATGGTCGAGTACCGCAGCGAGCCACCGGAACACGTCACCGGGACGGATTTCGAGGGTGGAACGGTGTACGTCGACACCACGCTCACTGAGGACCTCGAATCGGAGGGCTATGCCCGCGACGTGATCCGGCGGATTCAGGAGATGCGCAAGCAGTTGGATCTGGATGTCGAAAGCGAAATTCGGGTCGGACTCACGGTCGACGACGAGCGTATCGAGGGCTTCGTCGACGAACACCGCGACCTCATCGCTGAGGAGGTTCGAGCCGCCGAGTTCGTCGACGATCCCGAAGATGCGGGCGACCGTGTCGAAGACTGGGAGATCGAGGACGTCGACGTGACGATTGGCGTTGCAGTTGTGGCCGAGCAGACGGTCTAA
- the coxB gene encoding cytochrome c oxidase subunit II, which translates to MNAKRFALASLLSAAVLALLADPVAAQSTSANLINELNIKLLYIALPITLLVEVILVYAVLRFKDNDDPKPTKENRRLEITWTVATAFILLFVGVASYGVMADPAVTFGAGDQEVAPDDGDVLIQAEAFQWGWTMTYPDEGITAPAGENGPRIVVPEGQDVYIGVTSQDVIHAFHVPQLGLKMDALPNQVQYIQTNATETGTYQGYCAEYCGLAHSQMYFTVDVVDQETYDQFIAEQTESGSGGAANETAGNETATGNETATGNETATGNETATGNETAATNETAGGNETANASA; encoded by the coding sequence ATGAACGCCAAGCGTTTCGCACTCGCTTCGTTGCTGTCGGCGGCCGTGTTGGCCCTCTTGGCCGATCCGGTTGCCGCCCAGTCGACTTCGGCGAACCTTATCAACGAGTTGAATATCAAGCTACTGTATATTGCGCTCCCGATCACGCTGCTGGTCGAGGTGATCCTCGTCTATGCCGTGCTTCGGTTCAAGGATAACGACGATCCCAAGCCGACAAAGGAGAACCGACGGCTCGAAATCACGTGGACAGTTGCCACGGCCTTTATCCTGCTGTTCGTCGGTGTCGCCTCCTATGGCGTGATGGCAGATCCCGCTGTGACGTTCGGCGCGGGAGATCAGGAGGTCGCCCCGGATGACGGCGACGTACTCATTCAGGCCGAGGCCTTCCAGTGGGGATGGACAATGACCTATCCCGACGAGGGTATCACCGCCCCAGCCGGCGAGAACGGGCCGCGGATCGTGGTGCCGGAAGGCCAAGACGTCTACATCGGTGTTACATCCCAAGACGTGATTCACGCGTTCCACGTCCCGCAGCTCGGACTGAAGATGGACGCGCTCCCGAATCAGGTCCAGTACATCCAAACCAACGCAACCGAGACGGGGACCTATCAGGGCTACTGCGCTGAGTACTGTGGCCTCGCTCACTCCCAGATGTACTTCACCGTCGACGTCGTTGATCAGGAGACCTACGACCAGTTCATCGCCGAGCAGACTGAATCTGGCAGCGGCGGTGCAGCAAACGAGACGGCTGGCAACGAGACCGCAACCGGTAACGAGACCGCAACCGGCAACGAGACCGCAACCGGCAACGAGACCGCAACCGGCAACGAAACAGCAGCCACCAACGAAACCGCAGGCGGTAACGAAACCGCCAACGCATCCGCCTAA
- a CDS encoding heme o synthase — protein MGVYLLLVVGVATALTDAVSACTAWPACGGGWSLPTSLDGWIAFGHRITALVVGLGVLTTMILAWRTETSRRVRAALTLALLLYPVQAGLGALVATTGGTQRLSVIHLATGVVIFGGLLAALAWWLEAETGDPDDVPESRPELSEPLDPTERPPIPTDPLKRAKATLFAYFRLMKPRLMWLLCLVAAAAMALASGPGLTPYTVAATLVAGSLSIGASGTFNHVLERDIDRRMARTNDRPLATDLVPVRNAVAFGLLLTAISVGLFATINWLAAALGLIAIVFYSVVYTLILKPNTVQNTVIGGAAGALPALIGWAAVTGSIGLGGVLLATLIFLWTPAHFYNLALAYKDDYARGGFPMMPVVRGETATRRHIVWYLGATLLAGAALAASGTLGWLYVLTGVAFGGLFLWMVVRLHYEQTKAAALRAFHASNAYLGFVLLAIVVEGLAL, from the coding sequence ATGGGTGTCTACTTACTTCTCGTCGTCGGCGTGGCGACCGCGCTCACCGATGCGGTTTCGGCCTGCACGGCGTGGCCAGCCTGCGGCGGTGGCTGGTCGCTTCCGACCAGTCTCGACGGCTGGATCGCCTTCGGCCACCGGATCACCGCTCTTGTCGTCGGGCTGGGTGTGTTGACGACGATGATTTTGGCATGGCGAACTGAGACCAGTCGACGCGTCCGAGCGGCGCTCACGCTGGCGCTCCTGTTGTATCCGGTCCAAGCCGGACTCGGCGCGCTGGTTGCGACGACCGGCGGCACCCAGAGGCTGTCGGTGATCCATCTCGCCACCGGTGTCGTGATCTTCGGCGGCTTGCTGGCCGCCCTCGCGTGGTGGCTGGAGGCCGAAACCGGCGACCCCGACGACGTGCCGGAGAGTCGACCCGAACTGTCCGAACCGCTCGATCCCACCGAACGGCCCCCGATTCCGACCGACCCCCTCAAGAGAGCCAAAGCAACCCTCTTTGCCTACTTCCGACTGATGAAACCACGCTTGATGTGGCTGCTGTGTCTGGTCGCCGCCGCGGCGATGGCACTTGCGAGCGGTCCCGGACTCACACCGTACACCGTCGCAGCCACGCTCGTCGCTGGCTCGCTGTCTATCGGCGCGTCGGGCACGTTTAACCATGTCCTCGAACGGGATATCGACCGCCGGATGGCCCGAACCAACGACCGACCGCTCGCAACTGATTTAGTACCCGTGCGTAACGCGGTCGCGTTTGGACTCCTCCTAACAGCCATCTCGGTTGGCCTCTTTGCGACGATCAACTGGCTGGCCGCAGCTCTTGGACTGATCGCCATCGTCTTCTACAGCGTCGTCTACACGCTGATCCTCAAACCCAACACAGTCCAAAACACCGTCATTGGCGGCGCGGCCGGAGCACTTCCCGCTCTGATCGGCTGGGCGGCAGTGACCGGCTCGATTGGGCTCGGCGGCGTCCTGTTGGCGACGCTCATCTTCCTGTGGACGCCCGCCCACTTCTACAACCTCGCACTCGCCTACAAGGACGACTACGCCCGCGGTGGGTTCCCGATGATGCCGGTCGTCCGCGGCGAGACCGCGACCCGTCGACACATCGTCTGGTATCTGGGTGCCACCCTGCTTGCGGGGGCCGCACTCGCAGCCAGCGGGACGTTAGGCTGGCTCTACGTCCTGACAGGCGTCGCCTTCGGTGGGCTCTTCCTCTGGATGGTCGTTCGGCTCCACTACGAGCAGACCAAGGCCGCCGCGCTTCGAGCGTTCCACGCCTCGAACGCCTACCTCGGCTTCGTCCTGCTGGCGATTGTCGTCGAAGGCCTTGCACTATGA
- a CDS encoding DUF7546 family protein, with the protein MSEQGTGLSIPVPAGSRLYWGLFFNSQLLALAVYVLLTPANLSSPRLIGYGLIWLNVSTWVIVNSRPNPSTPGVRRRAKLVATGYFGLLLFAGGVAGVGIGDAATGFRFAWLPFGFGPAALYSGALVTINLIPIYLLGYSALAYLVYVTVIDTAGSAAAGIIGLFSCVSCSWPIVASLASAVIGGNSILVASALQVSYGLSTAVFVLTAALLYWRPTDWLTRFRGR; encoded by the coding sequence ATGAGCGAACAAGGGACTGGGCTCTCGATTCCGGTGCCGGCTGGCAGTCGACTCTACTGGGGATTGTTTTTCAATAGCCAGCTGTTGGCGCTCGCGGTCTACGTCCTGCTGACCCCCGCGAACCTCTCGTCGCCGCGGCTGATCGGCTACGGACTGATCTGGCTCAACGTCTCGACGTGGGTGATCGTCAACAGTCGACCGAACCCGTCGACCCCCGGTGTGCGTCGACGGGCCAAACTGGTAGCCACTGGCTACTTCGGGCTGCTTCTGTTTGCTGGCGGTGTCGCTGGTGTCGGGATCGGCGATGCGGCAACCGGGTTTCGGTTTGCGTGGCTCCCGTTCGGGTTTGGACCGGCAGCACTGTACAGCGGCGCGTTGGTCACGATTAACCTGATTCCGATCTATCTGCTCGGCTACAGCGCGTTGGCATATCTGGTCTATGTCACCGTCATCGATACTGCTGGCTCGGCAGCCGCCGGTATCATCGGGCTGTTTTCGTGTGTCTCCTGTTCGTGGCCAATCGTCGCCTCGCTGGCCTCGGCTGTGATTGGCGGAAATTCGATCCTCGTCGCTTCGGCACTCCAAGTGTCGTATGGCCTGTCGACCGCGGTGTTCGTCCTCACTGCCGCCCTGCTCTACTGGCGCCCAACCGATTGGTTGACTCGCTTCCGTGGGCGGTAG
- a CDS encoding SelT/SelW/SelH family protein: MTTVEIEYCVPCGMLERALNVEASILRQFGDKLERVSLVTGDHGIFVVRVDGEQIFDKDEDGFDVDEIVRRVKPHVGS, translated from the coding sequence ATGACTACTGTCGAAATCGAATACTGTGTCCCCTGTGGAATGTTGGAGCGCGCACTGAACGTCGAAGCGTCGATTCTACGGCAGTTCGGCGACAAACTGGAGCGTGTCTCGCTCGTGACGGGCGATCATGGAATCTTTGTTGTCCGCGTCGACGGCGAACAGATCTTCGACAAGGATGAAGACGGGTTCGACGTCGACGAAATCGTTCGGCGGGTCAAACCGCACGTCGGTTCATAG